A single genomic interval of Lynx canadensis isolate LIC74 chromosome A2, mLynCan4.pri.v2, whole genome shotgun sequence harbors:
- the F2RL3 gene encoding proteinase-activated receptor 4 isoform X2 has product MCLLLLLWPLVLGFSLEDGTQTHLTYDELGSTGEGDADTPGPPTGPREGTPLPPKLRSFPGRPWANSSDEVEVSDGSRALLLGWVPTRLVPALYGLTLLVGLPANGLALWVLATRVPRLPSTVLLMNLAVADLLLAFTLPLRVAYHLRDQHWPFGEAACRLSTAGLYGHMYGSVLLLAAISLDRYLGVVHPLRALTLRGWRLATGLCAVAWLAAFAVALPLALQRQTFRLPHSDRVLCHDVLPVGAQASYWRPVFICLAVLGCFLPVLAMLLSYGATLCTLAAGGRRYRPARRLTALVLASAVAFFVPSNALLLWHYSDPGPDAWGNLYAAYVPSLALSTLNSCVDPFVYYYVSAEFRDKVREGLLCWAPGASTASREGGTPGTGTRSTSLV; this is encoded by the exons ATGTGCCTACTTCTGCTGCTGTGGCCCCTGGTGCTGGGGTTCAGCCTGGAAGATGGCACTCAGACCCACCTCACTTACGACGAGTTGGGGAGCACGGGGGAAGGTGATG CCGACACACCGGGGCCCCCGACCGGGCCCCGGGAGGGGACCCCTCTCCCGCCCAAACTGCGCAGCTTCCCCGGCCGGCCCTGGGCCAACAGCAGCGACGAGGTGGAGGTCTCGGACGGCTCTCGGGCGCTGCTGCTGGGCTGGGTGCCCACGAGGCTGGTGCCCGCGCTCTACGGGCTGACTCTGCTGGTCGGGCTCCCCGCCAACGGCCTGGCGCTGTGGGTGCTGGCCACACGGGTGCCGCGGCTGCCCTCCACCGTGCTGCTGATGAACCTGGCGGTCGCCGACCTCCTGCTGGCCTTCACGCTGCCCCTGCGCGTCGCCTACCACCTGCGGGACCAGCACTGGCCCTTCGGCGAGGCCGCCTGCCGCCTGAGCACGGCCGGGCTGTACGGCCACATGTACGGCTCCGTGCTCCTGCTGGCCGCCATCAGCCTGGACCGCTACCTTGGCGTGGTGCACCCGCTCCGGGCCCTCACCCTGCGGGGCTGGCGCCTGGCCACCGGGCTCTGCGCCGTGGCCTGGCTGGCGGCCTTCGCCGTGGCGCTGCCCCTGGCGCTGCAGCGGCAGACCTTCCGCCTGCCGCACTCGGACCGCGTGCTGTGCCACGACGTGCTGCCCGTGGGCGCTCAGGCCTCCTACTGGCGGCCCGTCTTCATCTGCCTGGCCGTGCTCGGCTGCTTCCTGCCCGTGCTGGCCATGCTGCTGAGCTACGGGGCCACGCTGTGCACGCTGGCGGCCGGCGGCCGGCGCTACAGGCCCGCGCGGAGGCTGACGGCGCTGGTGCTGGCCTCGGCCGTGGCCTTCTTCGTGCCCAGCAACGCGCTGCTGCTGTGGCACTACTCGGACCCCGGCCCGGACGCCTGGGGGAACCTGTATGCCGCCTACGTGCCCAGCCTGGCGCTCAGCACCCTCAACAGCTGCGTGGACCCCTTCGTCTACTACTACGTGTCTGCCGAGTTCAGGGACAAGGTGCGGGAGGGGCTGCTCTGCTGGGCTCCAGGCGCCTCGACGGCCTCCAGGGAGGGGGGCACCCCGGGCACTGGCACCCGGTCCACCTCGCTCGTGTGA
- the F2RL3 gene encoding proteinase-activated receptor 4 isoform X1 — MCLLLLLWPLVLGFSLEDGTQTHLTYDELGSTGEGDADTPGPPTGPREGTPLPPKLRSFPGRPWANSSDEVEVSDGSRALLLGWVPTRLVPALYGLTLLVGLPANGLALWVLATRVPRLPSTVLLMNLAVADLLLAFTLPLRVAYHLRDQHWPFGEAACRLSTAGLYGHMYGSVLLLAAISLDRYLGVVHPLRALTLRGWRLATGLCAVAWLAAFAVALPLALQRQTFRLPHSDRVLCHDVLPVGAQASYWRPVFICLAVLGCFLPVLAMLLSYGATLCTLAAGGRRYRPARRLTALVLASAVAFFVPSNALLLWHYSDPGPDAWGNLYAAYVPSLALSTLNSCVDPFVYYYVSAEFRDKKREKIHTGKKAIQPRGQTLGGRSHSQGAPRRTEATEAGTAA; from the exons ATGTGCCTACTTCTGCTGCTGTGGCCCCTGGTGCTGGGGTTCAGCCTGGAAGATGGCACTCAGACCCACCTCACTTACGACGAGTTGGGGAGCACGGGGGAAGGTGATG CCGACACACCGGGGCCCCCGACCGGGCCCCGGGAGGGGACCCCTCTCCCGCCCAAACTGCGCAGCTTCCCCGGCCGGCCCTGGGCCAACAGCAGCGACGAGGTGGAGGTCTCGGACGGCTCTCGGGCGCTGCTGCTGGGCTGGGTGCCCACGAGGCTGGTGCCCGCGCTCTACGGGCTGACTCTGCTGGTCGGGCTCCCCGCCAACGGCCTGGCGCTGTGGGTGCTGGCCACACGGGTGCCGCGGCTGCCCTCCACCGTGCTGCTGATGAACCTGGCGGTCGCCGACCTCCTGCTGGCCTTCACGCTGCCCCTGCGCGTCGCCTACCACCTGCGGGACCAGCACTGGCCCTTCGGCGAGGCCGCCTGCCGCCTGAGCACGGCCGGGCTGTACGGCCACATGTACGGCTCCGTGCTCCTGCTGGCCGCCATCAGCCTGGACCGCTACCTTGGCGTGGTGCACCCGCTCCGGGCCCTCACCCTGCGGGGCTGGCGCCTGGCCACCGGGCTCTGCGCCGTGGCCTGGCTGGCGGCCTTCGCCGTGGCGCTGCCCCTGGCGCTGCAGCGGCAGACCTTCCGCCTGCCGCACTCGGACCGCGTGCTGTGCCACGACGTGCTGCCCGTGGGCGCTCAGGCCTCCTACTGGCGGCCCGTCTTCATCTGCCTGGCCGTGCTCGGCTGCTTCCTGCCCGTGCTGGCCATGCTGCTGAGCTACGGGGCCACGCTGTGCACGCTGGCGGCCGGCGGCCGGCGCTACAGGCCCGCGCGGAGGCTGACGGCGCTGGTGCTGGCCTCGGCCGTGGCCTTCTTCGTGCCCAGCAACGCGCTGCTGCTGTGGCACTACTCGGACCCCGGCCCGGACGCCTGGGGGAACCTGTATGCCGCCTACGTGCCCAGCCTGGCGCTCAGCACCCTCAACAGCTGCGTGGACCCCTTCGTCTACTACTACGTGTCTGCCGAGTTCAGGGACAAG aagagggaaaagatacacacagggaagaaggccATACAACCACGAGGACAGACACTGGGGGGACGTAGCCACAGCCAAGGAGCCCCACGACGGACAGAGGCCACAGAGGCCGGGACAGCAGCCTGA